In a single window of the Oecophyllibacter saccharovorans genome:
- a CDS encoding GatB/YqeY domain-containing protein, with the protein MTTPLHTRIMDDLKAAMKAGDKEAVARLRGITAKLKDLDVEARARQAEVKEGDVHAALRSMIKSRTESAALYHKGGRPELAEKEEAEISTIKHYLPPEVDQATLEKAIGETIASTEAAGLKDMGRVMAALKERFGAALDAGKAGPLVKARLTQPN; encoded by the coding sequence ATGACCACCCCACTACACACCCGGATCATGGATGATCTCAAGGCGGCGATGAAGGCCGGTGACAAGGAAGCTGTGGCCCGTTTGCGTGGCATCACCGCCAAGCTAAAGGATCTGGATGTCGAAGCCCGGGCCCGACAGGCTGAAGTGAAGGAAGGGGACGTGCATGCAGCTTTGCGCAGCATGATCAAGTCCCGCACGGAATCCGCGGCTCTGTATCACAAGGGGGGTCGGCCTGAACTGGCTGAAAAGGAAGAAGCCGAGATCAGCACGATCAAACACTACCTGCCGCCCGAAGTGGATCAGGCAACGCTGGAAAAGGCGATCGGGGAGACGATTGCCAGCACGGAGGCAGCAGGGCTGAAGGATATGGGGCGCGTTATGGCAGCGCTGAAGGAACGTTTCGGGGCAGCCCTGGACGCCGGCAAGGCTGGCCCGCTGGTCAAGGCCCGACTGACGCAACCCAACTGA
- the carB gene encoding carbamoyl-phosphate synthase large subunit yields the protein MPKRTDIRSILIIGAGPIVIGQACEFDYSGAQACKALREEGYRVILLNSNPATIMTDPDLADATYIEPITPEFVERIILKEKPDAILPTMGGQTALNAAMALDRSGFLEKHGVELIGARADVIDRAEDRLKFREAMDKVGLESPRSSIAHSLEEARQALEHTGLPAIIRPSFTMGGSGGGIAYNREEFDQIVRSGLDASPTTEVLIEESVIGWKEYEMEVVRDAADNCIIVCSIENIDPMGVHTGDSITVAPALTLTDKEYQRMRDASIACLREIGVETGGSNVQFGVNPKDGRMVVIEMNPRVSRSSALASKATGFPIAKIAAKLAVGYTLDELSNDITGTTPASFEPTIDYVVTKIPRFTFEKFPSTPALLSTSMKSVGEAMAVGRSFAESLQKGLRSMETGLTGLDPVAPPGDGSPDAYRAALSEPRPERILMVAQAFRAGLSLEDIQAACHFEPWFLRQIQALITTEREIEQNGLPEDAVALRNLKAQGFSDRQLARLSGQTVEEVRALRENLAVQPVYRRIDTCAAEFASGTPYFYSTYEGGFGTPTCESEPTARDKIIILGGGPNRIGQGIEFDYCCVHAAYALREAGFETIMVNCNPETVSTDYDTSDRLYFEPLTAEDVIALIQTESAQGRVLGCLVQYGGQTPLKLSRALEEAGITLLGTPADAIDRAEDRERFQAMLRKLGLRQPRNGIARTPEEALQVAEEVGYPVVARPSYVLGGRAMEIVHDRAGLSRYLNTVLRDAGEEIATGPVLLDHYLNDAIEADVDCIADGQNVYVAGVMEHIEEAGIHSGDSACSLPPYTLSPALITELRAQTEAMARELGIQGLMNVQFAIKDDEVFVLEVNPRASRTVPFVAKATGVPVAKIGARIMAGEKLTDFPLAARSVVPHVAVKEAVFPFHRFPGVDTILGPEMRSTGEVMGLDHTFEMAFAKSQLAAGVNLPQSGTVFLSVRDSDKAHVQPLARKLVEMGFDILATRGTATRLQEAGIPVTQVNKVLEGRPNCVDAIRSGDVQMVINTSQGGQAARDSFDIRRSALTMGVPHFTTIAGARAATYAIAALRDQKVDVAPLQAYFPTGFN from the coding sequence ATGCCCAAACGCACAGACATCCGCTCCATCCTCATCATCGGCGCCGGGCCCATCGTCATCGGTCAGGCGTGTGAATTCGACTATTCCGGTGCTCAGGCCTGCAAGGCGCTGCGGGAAGAAGGCTACCGGGTCATTCTGCTCAACTCCAATCCCGCCACGATCATGACCGATCCGGACCTGGCGGACGCGACCTATATCGAGCCGATCACCCCGGAGTTCGTCGAACGCATCATTCTCAAGGAAAAGCCTGACGCCATTCTGCCGACGATGGGCGGCCAGACAGCCCTTAATGCCGCCATGGCGCTTGACCGATCCGGCTTTCTGGAAAAACACGGTGTGGAGCTGATCGGGGCGCGGGCCGATGTGATCGACCGGGCTGAAGACCGGCTCAAATTCCGTGAAGCCATGGACAAGGTGGGGCTGGAAAGCCCACGCAGCAGCATTGCCCACTCCCTTGAAGAAGCACGGCAGGCGCTAGAGCATACAGGGCTGCCGGCGATCATCCGCCCCTCTTTCACCATGGGCGGCTCAGGCGGCGGCATCGCCTACAACCGCGAGGAATTCGACCAGATCGTCCGCAGCGGACTGGACGCCTCGCCCACCACGGAGGTTCTGATCGAAGAATCGGTCATCGGGTGGAAAGAATACGAGATGGAGGTGGTGCGTGACGCAGCTGACAACTGCATCATCGTCTGCTCCATCGAGAACATCGATCCGATGGGAGTGCATACAGGCGACTCAATTACGGTGGCCCCCGCGCTGACCCTGACTGACAAGGAATACCAGCGCATGCGCGATGCCTCCATCGCCTGCCTGCGGGAGATCGGGGTGGAGACCGGCGGCTCCAACGTGCAGTTTGGCGTCAACCCGAAAGACGGCCGCATGGTCGTTATCGAGATGAACCCCCGTGTCTCGCGCTCCTCTGCCCTCGCTTCCAAGGCGACCGGCTTTCCCATCGCCAAGATCGCAGCCAAGCTGGCAGTGGGCTACACGCTCGACGAGCTGAGCAACGACATCACCGGCACGACGCCTGCCAGCTTCGAGCCCACGATTGACTATGTCGTCACGAAAATTCCGCGTTTCACTTTCGAGAAGTTCCCCAGCACGCCGGCCCTGCTCTCCACCTCCATGAAATCCGTCGGCGAAGCCATGGCGGTCGGGCGCAGCTTTGCCGAATCCCTGCAGAAAGGTCTGCGCTCCATGGAAACAGGGCTGACCGGCCTTGATCCGGTCGCCCCGCCGGGCGACGGCAGCCCTGATGCCTATCGCGCCGCCCTGTCAGAACCGCGCCCGGAACGCATTCTCATGGTCGCTCAGGCTTTCCGGGCCGGGTTGTCGCTTGAGGACATCCAGGCTGCCTGCCATTTCGAACCCTGGTTCCTGAGACAGATTCAGGCGCTCATCACCACGGAGCGCGAGATTGAGCAGAACGGCCTGCCTGAGGATGCAGTAGCCCTGCGCAACCTCAAGGCGCAGGGCTTTTCCGACCGCCAGCTGGCCCGCCTTTCCGGCCAGACGGTCGAAGAGGTCAGGGCCCTGCGCGAAAATCTGGCCGTGCAGCCCGTCTACCGGCGGATCGATACCTGCGCGGCTGAATTCGCTTCCGGCACACCTTACTTCTATTCCACTTATGAAGGCGGCTTCGGCACACCGACATGCGAAAGTGAACCGACAGCGCGCGACAAGATCATCATTCTCGGCGGCGGCCCCAACCGGATCGGCCAGGGCATCGAATTCGACTATTGCTGCGTGCATGCAGCCTATGCCCTGCGGGAAGCCGGCTTTGAGACCATCATGGTCAACTGCAATCCGGAAACTGTTTCGACCGATTACGATACATCCGACCGGCTTTACTTCGAACCCCTGACGGCTGAAGACGTCATCGCCCTTATCCAGACGGAAAGTGCGCAGGGACGTGTTCTGGGCTGCCTGGTGCAATATGGCGGGCAGACGCCCCTCAAGCTTTCACGCGCCCTTGAAGAGGCCGGCATCACCCTGCTCGGCACGCCGGCTGATGCCATCGACCGCGCTGAGGACCGCGAACGTTTCCAGGCCATGCTGCGCAAGCTGGGCCTGCGCCAGCCACGCAACGGCATCGCCCGCACGCCGGAAGAAGCGCTGCAGGTCGCCGAAGAGGTCGGTTATCCGGTCGTGGCGCGGCCTTCCTACGTTCTGGGGGGGCGTGCCATGGAGATCGTTCATGATCGTGCCGGGCTGTCGCGTTATCTCAACACCGTCCTGCGTGACGCGGGCGAAGAGATCGCCACCGGGCCGGTGCTGCTTGACCACTACCTCAATGATGCGATTGAAGCGGATGTGGACTGCATCGCCGATGGCCAGAACGTCTATGTGGCGGGCGTCATGGAACATATCGAGGAGGCAGGCATTCATTCAGGCGATTCCGCCTGCTCACTGCCTCCTTACACGCTGTCGCCCGCGCTGATCACGGAATTGCGGGCCCAGACCGAAGCCATGGCACGCGAGCTGGGCATTCAGGGGCTGATGAACGTGCAGTTCGCCATCAAGGATGACGAGGTCTTCGTGCTGGAGGTCAATCCCCGCGCCTCCCGCACCGTGCCCTTCGTGGCCAAGGCCACCGGCGTTCCGGTCGCCAAGATCGGCGCGCGCATCATGGCCGGGGAAAAACTGACTGACTTCCCCCTGGCCGCCAGAAGCGTCGTGCCCCATGTCGCGGTCAAGGAAGCGGTCTTCCCTTTCCACCGCTTCCCGGGCGTGGACACCATTCTGGGGCCCGAAATGCGCTCGACCGGCGAAGTCATGGGACTGGATCACACATTTGAAATGGCTTTCGCCAAGTCCCAGCTGGCCGCCGGGGTGAACCTGCCCCAGTCAGGCACGGTGTTCCTGTCCGTGCGTGACAGCGACAAGGCGCATGTTCAGCCTCTGGCCCGCAAGCTGGTGGAAATGGGCTTTGACATCCTGGCAACCCGTGGCACGGCGACGCGCCTGCAGGAAGCGGGCATTCCGGTCACGCAGGTCAACAAGGTGCTGGAAGGAAGGCCGAACTGTGTGGACGCGATCCGCTCAGGGGACGTCCAGATGGTCATCAACACGTCACAGGGCGGTCAGGCCGCGCGTGACAGTTTCGATATCCGGCGCTCGGCCCTGACAATGGGTGTGCCGCACTTCACCACGATCGCGGGCGCGCGTGCCGCCACCTACGCCATTGCCGCGCTGCGCGACCAGAAGGTCGACGTTGCCCCGCTGCAGGCCTACTTCCCCACCGGGTTCAACTGA
- the carA gene encoding glutamine-hydrolyzing carbamoyl-phosphate synthase small subunit codes for MNIDALIEKTGGPARIAQLTGVGSEAVRKWRQAGTVPPKHWPALLQLPGITLADLTADLPEGNAQETDRPQQKQGLPASTPDLKADAQSGAEETLPPAGATAVLVLADGTVLWGKGFGACNEALTGELCFCTAMTGYQETLTDPSFAGQIVTFTFPHIGNVGTNPEDDEASRMVALGAVVKEDVTLPANWRATEDFRHWLKARGRSGISGIDTRRLTRLLRDKGPQTTVLSYPETGKFDIPALLDKARQWPGLQGMDLAAEVSRPARSWDKPVWAEMLRATTPSSQPRQRKRRVVALDYGAKDNILRCLVSAGCEVEVLPATANGAEILAMNPEGVFLSNGPGDPAATAQYAVPAIQAVLEAGIPIFGICLGHQLLARAFGGSTYKLPQGHRGANQPVKDLTTGKVEITSQNHGFAVDENSLPQDVTVTHVSLFDGTNEGIAHKTRPAFSVQYHPEASPGPTDSFYLFERFVSLIDAQAPDNRSRKKNTPQNDAAKGA; via the coding sequence ATGAATATTGATGCGCTGATCGAAAAAACCGGTGGCCCGGCCCGAATCGCCCAACTGACCGGCGTCGGCAGTGAAGCGGTGCGTAAATGGCGGCAGGCCGGCACGGTGCCGCCCAAGCACTGGCCGGCGCTTCTTCAGCTCCCTGGCATCACACTTGCCGACCTGACAGCAGACCTTCCTGAAGGAAATGCACAGGAAACGGACAGGCCTCAACAAAAACAGGGCCTGCCTGCCTCCACGCCGGATCTGAAAGCCGACGCACAGAGCGGCGCGGAAGAAACACTTCCCCCAGCCGGCGCCACGGCTGTTCTGGTTCTGGCAGACGGAACAGTGCTGTGGGGCAAAGGCTTTGGTGCCTGCAACGAGGCTCTGACAGGCGAGCTCTGCTTCTGCACGGCCATGACCGGCTACCAGGAAACACTCACGGACCCCTCCTTTGCAGGTCAGATCGTTACTTTCACCTTTCCCCATATCGGCAATGTCGGCACTAATCCGGAAGATGATGAAGCCAGCCGGATGGTGGCGCTTGGCGCGGTGGTCAAGGAAGACGTCACGCTGCCTGCCAACTGGCGCGCCACTGAAGATTTCCGTCACTGGCTGAAAGCCCGGGGCCGCAGTGGCATCAGCGGCATCGACACACGCAGGCTTACCCGCCTTCTGCGCGACAAGGGGCCGCAAACCACCGTGCTGTCCTATCCGGAGACGGGGAAATTCGACATCCCGGCCCTGCTCGACAAAGCGCGCCAGTGGCCCGGGCTGCAGGGCATGGATCTTGCCGCTGAAGTAAGTCGGCCGGCACGCAGCTGGGACAAGCCCGTCTGGGCGGAAATGCTGAGGGCGACCACCCCCTCGTCTCAGCCCCGGCAGCGGAAACGGCGCGTCGTCGCCCTGGATTATGGTGCCAAGGATAATATTCTGCGCTGCCTGGTAAGCGCCGGATGCGAGGTGGAGGTGCTGCCCGCAACCGCAAACGGCGCTGAGATCCTGGCCATGAACCCTGAAGGCGTGTTCCTCTCCAATGGCCCAGGGGATCCGGCAGCCACCGCGCAATACGCGGTACCGGCCATTCAGGCCGTGCTGGAAGCCGGGATTCCCATCTTCGGTATCTGCCTGGGCCATCAGCTTCTCGCGCGCGCCTTTGGCGGCAGCACCTACAAGCTTCCGCAGGGCCACCGCGGCGCCAACCAGCCCGTCAAGGACCTGACCACGGGCAAGGTTGAAATCACCAGCCAGAACCATGGCTTCGCCGTGGATGAAAACTCCCTGCCTCAGGACGTGACCGTAACCCATGTCAGCCTGTTCGACGGCACCAATGAGGGCATCGCCCACAAGACGCGCCCGGCTTTCTCCGTTCAGTATCATCCGGAAGCCAGCCCCGGACCGACTGACAGTTTCTATCTTTTCGAACGGTTTGTCAGCCTGATCGACGCGCAGGCACCAGACAACCGGAGCCGAAAAAAGAATACTCCCCAGAATGATGCAGCCAAAGGCGCCTGA
- the greA gene encoding transcription elongation factor GreA, which produces MQKSPMTAQGLKRLEDELRQLKTEGRPAVIRAIAEARAHGDLSENAEYHAARERQSFIEGRVMELEGLISTAQVIDPSSLSGDRVQFGATVELVDEETDQERTYQIVGEHEADIKQGRLSVSSPLAKALIGKEVGDSVSVPAPGGDRTYEILKVTYR; this is translated from the coding sequence GTGCAGAAAAGCCCCATGACCGCGCAGGGACTGAAGCGTCTTGAAGATGAGCTGCGCCAGCTCAAAACGGAAGGGCGCCCTGCCGTCATCCGCGCCATTGCCGAGGCGCGTGCGCACGGCGATCTTTCGGAAAATGCGGAATATCATGCCGCTCGCGAACGTCAGTCCTTCATTGAAGGCCGCGTCATGGAGCTGGAAGGGCTGATCTCCACCGCCCAGGTTATCGACCCTTCCTCCCTGTCGGGAGATCGGGTGCAGTTCGGCGCCACTGTCGAGCTGGTGGACGAGGAAACAGATCAGGAACGCACCTACCAGATCGTCGGCGAGCATGAAGCTGACATCAAGCAGGGCCGCCTCTCCGTCTCCTCGCCGCTGGCCAAGGCCCTGATCGGCAAGGAAGTGGGCGACAGCGTCTCTGTACCGGCCCCCGGTGGCGACAGGACTTACGAGATTCTGAAAGTCACCTATCGCTGA
- the dnaG gene encoding DNA primase, which translates to MAIDSAFLDELRNRHSLVSLIGRRCKLVRSGRNWKTCCPFHGEKTPSFYIYDDHYHCFGCGAHGDAITWTMQTEGSSFPEAVERLAGEVGLEMPQQDPRAEETRRVAQDLGEVLEKVQALYRRYLYEPQGRNGLAYLRGRGLSEATLEKFGLGWSGDGRQLLRALETEGVTAERLVQAGLMRVDEHGAPRGELFFNRVTFPIRDRRGRLVSFGGRILGDGQPKYLNGPETRLFSKRRMLFNLDQATAAARRGEALVVVEGYMDVIALDQAGFCGAVAPLGTALGEEQLELLWRQSESPILCLDGDAAGQRAALRSCEIALPLMTAERSLRFCRLEGGEDPDSLIRHQGREAMRTLLEGARPMAEELFNLLTGTLKTATPGPEERARLRRKLEELARLIPDRALAGEYRSTLLDMFFARFRPQKAAAYSGGTKNWGSNRGNSGAQRGNWSSSAENFSPPPPVQSKQRDRARLMALCALLLRHPEILPHVELAFSQLALPEDLQTLRSCLLEWNAQAEFLDEAGCLAWVQGCGLEALQQEVLAVPLPREGRSSEETEDLTGTTPLETWWHFYGLVNFAVFEREVRQEYAQLILQDSSGPGSEAGKFPDALRARLRILEALRRGESPEATDQDLK; encoded by the coding sequence ATGGCCATTGATTCGGCTTTTCTTGACGAGCTGCGCAACCGCCACTCGCTGGTGAGCCTGATCGGGCGGCGCTGCAAGCTCGTGCGCTCGGGGCGCAACTGGAAGACCTGCTGCCCGTTCCATGGTGAGAAGACACCGTCATTCTATATCTATGACGATCACTATCACTGTTTCGGGTGCGGCGCGCATGGGGACGCCATCACCTGGACGATGCAGACGGAAGGCAGCAGTTTTCCTGAAGCCGTTGAGCGCCTGGCTGGTGAAGTCGGGCTGGAAATGCCCCAGCAGGACCCGCGCGCGGAGGAAACGCGCCGGGTTGCGCAGGATCTGGGCGAGGTGCTCGAGAAGGTGCAGGCGCTCTACCGGCGTTACCTGTATGAGCCGCAGGGGCGCAATGGCCTGGCCTATCTGCGCGGCCGCGGGTTGAGCGAGGCGACGCTGGAGAAATTCGGTCTTGGCTGGTCAGGGGATGGTCGCCAGCTGCTCCGGGCGCTGGAGACCGAGGGGGTGACGGCAGAACGGCTGGTTCAGGCCGGGCTGATGCGGGTTGATGAGCACGGCGCGCCACGGGGTGAACTGTTCTTCAACCGGGTTACCTTCCCCATTCGGGACCGCAGGGGACGGCTGGTTTCCTTCGGAGGGCGCATTCTGGGGGACGGGCAGCCGAAATACCTGAATGGCCCCGAAACACGACTGTTTTCCAAGCGGCGCATGCTTTTCAACCTCGATCAGGCCACGGCTGCAGCGCGCAGGGGTGAAGCGCTGGTGGTCGTTGAGGGTTATATGGATGTCATTGCCCTCGACCAGGCTGGCTTCTGCGGGGCTGTAGCGCCTCTGGGCACCGCCCTGGGAGAGGAGCAGCTCGAATTGCTGTGGCGGCAGAGCGAGTCGCCGATCCTCTGTCTTGACGGGGATGCGGCCGGTCAGCGGGCTGCCTTGCGGAGCTGTGAGATCGCGCTGCCGCTGATGACCGCTGAGCGCAGCCTGCGCTTCTGCCGGCTGGAAGGAGGGGAAGACCCGGATTCGCTCATTCGCCACCAGGGTCGTGAAGCAATGCGCACCTTGCTGGAAGGGGCGCGCCCGATGGCTGAAGAACTCTTCAACCTTTTGACCGGCACCCTTAAAACCGCCACGCCCGGTCCAGAAGAGCGCGCCCGCTTGCGCCGCAAGCTTGAAGAGCTGGCCCGACTCATCCCTGATCGCGCTTTGGCCGGAGAGTATCGCAGCACATTGCTGGATATGTTCTTTGCGCGGTTTCGCCCACAGAAAGCCGCTGCTTACAGTGGCGGGACAAAAAACTGGGGAAGCAATCGGGGGAATTCCGGCGCGCAGAGAGGGAACTGGTCGTCAAGTGCGGAGAATTTTTCGCCCCCGCCTCCTGTGCAGTCGAAGCAGCGGGACCGGGCGCGTCTCATGGCGCTGTGTGCTCTGCTGCTTCGCCATCCGGAAATTCTGCCTCATGTTGAGCTGGCTTTCAGTCAACTGGCGCTCCCTGAAGACCTGCAGACCCTGCGCAGCTGTCTTCTGGAATGGAACGCCCAGGCTGAATTCCTGGATGAAGCCGGCTGTCTGGCTTGGGTGCAGGGCTGTGGGCTGGAAGCGCTTCAGCAGGAGGTTCTGGCCGTGCCCCTGCCGCGCGAGGGCCGCAGTAGCGAAGAGACCGAGGACCTGACGGGCACGACGCCGCTTGAAACCTGGTGGCATTTTTACGGCTTGGTGAATTTTGCAGTTTTTGAACGTGAAGTGCGCCAGGAATATGCTCAGCTGATTCTGCAGGATTCTTCCGGGCCTGGGAGTGAGGCCGGTAAATTTCCGGACGCCCTTCGCGCACGACTACGGATTCTCGAGGCCCTGCGGCGTGGGGAAAGCCCGGAAGCGACAGATCAGGACCTGAAGTAG